Below is a window of Shewanella khirikhana DNA.
AGATTGGGATCAGCGCCTGTTTGCTGGGGCAACAGGTGCGCTTTGATGGCGGCCATAAAAATTCCGCCTACTGTCAGCAAGAGCTGAAACAGCATTTTGAGTTCGTGCCTGTTTGCCCCGAAATGGCCATTGGCCTGGGCGCGCCGCGCAAGAGTATCCGTCAGGTGCGGATTGGCAACGAAATCCGGGTTCGCAGTGGCGATGGTACCCTGGATGTCACTGACGCTTTAACCGAATTCAGTGAAAAAAAGAGCGCTGAGCTTGGCTTTTTGGGCGGCTTTTTGTTTTGTAGCAAATCGCCTTCCTGCGGGATGGAGCGGGTAACCGTTTACAAAGCAGATGGCACCGGCGGCTCCAAAGAAGGCACCGGGGTATTTGCCCGCGCGCTGATGAACCGCTTCCCCCACTTGCCGGTGGAAGAAGAAGGGCGGCTGCATGACATGGTCATTCGCGAGAACTTCTTCACCCGGGTTTACGCCTTCCATGACTGGCACTGCATGCGCTTAAAGGGCCTAAGCCGTAAGGCGCTGACCGACTTCCATGCCCGTTACAAGTATCTGCTGCTGTCACACAGCCCGGCGATTTATCGCACCCTTGGCCCCTTGCTGGCCGGTGAGGGTGAGCTTGATGCCGTGGCTGATGCTTACTTCGACGGCTTTATGACAGCGCTGGAGCACAAGGCGAGCCGCCGCAACCACACCAGCGCACTGCAGCATATTCAGGGATACTTCAAAAAATTCCTCTCAGGCAGCCAGAAGGCCGAGTTGACCGAAGCGATACTTGCCTACCGTCAGGGACTGCAACCGCTGTTGGTACCCATTACCCTTATCCGCCATTACCTGCGGGAACACCCCAATGACTACATCGCGGCGCAGGTGTATTTGAATCCGCACCCGGATTCTCTGCGTTTGCGATATGCTTACTGACAAGATACTGAAAAACGGAAAAAAAGAATGAATACACTTGTCTGGTTCAGACAGGATTTGCGCACCCTGGATAACCAGGCGCTGACCTTGGCGTGCGAGGACGCCAAGGCACGTGGCGGCAAGGTTTATGCGCTCTTTATTGCCAGCCCAGGGCAGTGGCAACAACATGATATGGGGCAGCGTCAGCAGCGTTTTTTGCTGGCAAACCTTAATGTACTTGGCGAGGCGCTTGCCAGACTGGGTATTGAGCTGTC
It encodes the following:
- a CDS encoding YbgA family protein codes for the protein MHAFNPDKIQIGISACLLGQQVRFDGGHKNSAYCQQELKQHFEFVPVCPEMAIGLGAPRKSIRQVRIGNEIRVRSGDGTLDVTDALTEFSEKKSAELGFLGGFLFCSKSPSCGMERVTVYKADGTGGSKEGTGVFARALMNRFPHLPVEEEGRLHDMVIRENFFTRVYAFHDWHCMRLKGLSRKALTDFHARYKYLLLSHSPAIYRTLGPLLAGEGELDAVADAYFDGFMTALEHKASRRNHTSALQHIQGYFKKFLSGSQKAELTEAILAYRQGLQPLLVPITLIRHYLREHPNDYIAAQVYLNPHPDSLRLRYAY